The following are encoded together in the Desulfovibrio sp. genome:
- a CDS encoding 4-oxalocrotonate tautomerase family protein: MPFVNIKVTGGKEAPTAEQKAELIKGATDLLVRVLNKNPATTVVIIEEVDMDNWGVGGQSITERRKMG; the protein is encoded by the coding sequence ATGCCATTCGTGAATATCAAGGTGACAGGCGGTAAAGAAGCTCCCACTGCGGAGCAGAAGGCGGAACTTATCAAGGGCGCAACAGACCTGCTGGTGCGTGTGCTGAATAAAAATCCTGCCACCACCGTGGTCATTATTGAAGAAGTAGATATGGACAACTGGGGCGTTGGCGGGCAGAGCATCACCGAACGCAGAAAAATGGGCTAG
- the argF gene encoding ornithine carbamoyltransferase → MNRLQKRDFLKETDFTPEDLTYLLDLAANLKQAKKTRREPKFLRDKNIVILFEKDSTRTRCSFEVAAYDQGANITYLGPSGSQMGKKESLADTARVLSRFYDGIEYRGFGQERVEALAEHASVPVWNGLTNEWHPTQLLADMLTMRECCPKPLNRQTMAYLGDARYNMGNSLMVGSALLGVDFRSVAPRALWTSDEVYEIACQIAQETGARISRTESVEDGVRGCDFLSTDVWVSMGEPDDVWKERIELLTPYRITGDTMRLTGNDDCKFLHCLPSFHNRSTAVGEEIFQRFGIDCMEVNDEVFESPRNMAFEEAENRLHTIKAVMVATLAEEPLVFGN, encoded by the coding sequence ATGAACAGACTGCAAAAAAGAGACTTTCTGAAGGAAACCGACTTCACGCCGGAAGATCTCACCTATCTGCTGGACCTGGCGGCCAACCTCAAGCAGGCCAAAAAAACGCGCCGGGAGCCAAAGTTTTTGCGGGACAAAAACATTGTCATCCTGTTTGAAAAAGATTCCACCAGAACCCGCTGTTCCTTTGAAGTGGCTGCGTATGACCAGGGCGCGAACATAACCTACCTTGGACCTTCCGGCTCGCAGATGGGCAAAAAAGAGTCGCTGGCCGACACCGCCCGCGTGCTTTCCCGCTTTTATGACGGCATCGAGTACCGCGGCTTTGGCCAGGAAAGGGTTGAAGCGCTGGCCGAACATGCTTCTGTGCCGGTGTGGAACGGGCTGACCAATGAATGGCATCCCACCCAGCTTCTGGCGGACATGCTGACCATGCGCGAATGCTGCCCCAAGCCGCTGAACCGTCAGACCATGGCCTATCTCGGCGACGCGCGCTACAATATGGGCAATTCGCTTATGGTTGGCTCTGCCCTGCTGGGCGTGGATTTTCGTTCTGTGGCCCCTCGGGCGCTGTGGACTTCTGACGAGGTGTATGAAATTGCCTGCCAGATCGCCCAAGAAACCGGGGCCCGTATCAGCCGCACCGAGAGCGTTGAAGACGGCGTTCGTGGCTGCGACTTTCTGTCAACGGACGTATGGGTCTCCATGGGCGAACCTGACGATGTGTGGAAAGAGCGCATAGAACTGCTCACTCCCTACCGCATCACTGGCGACACCATGCGCCTGACGGGCAATGACGACTGCAAGTTTCTGCATTGCCTGCCGAGCTTCCACAACCGCAGCACAGCCGTTGGCGAAGAAATCTTCCAGCGGTTCGGCATTGATTGCATGGAAGTCAACGACGAAGTTTTTGAATCGCCGCGCAACATGGCCTTTGAAGAGGCGGAAAACCGCCTGCACACCATCAAGGCCGTGATGGTGGCAACCCTGGCTGAAGAGCCGCTTGTTTTCGGCAATTAA
- a CDS encoding PLP-dependent aminotransferase family protein has translation MLKASEIRELLKITEQPDVISFAGGLPAPELFPTEAISNICVSVLAHDGQRALQYATTEGYLPLRQWIAGRMNATLGTAFSEDNILITNGSQQGLDLSGKVFIDEGDVILCESPTYLAAITAFRAYGCRFVEVPTDEDGMCTDDLAKLLETTTRVKAIYVIPNFQNPTGRTMSLERRKRLAELAAQHRVMVLEDNPYGELRFEGEFLPSVQSFDRDGRVISFGSFSKILCPGFRIGWVAGSKNIVQKYVLVKQGVDLQSNTFVQAVIAAYLEKHDIDAHIKKILGVYKNRRDVLLSALGRHFPQGVRFTRPEGGLFAWVTLPKSMDSRSILDACIKRKVAFVPGGPFFPNGGQENTLRLNFSNMEEARIEEGISIIADVLNDYVDSAQ, from the coding sequence ATGTTAAAAGCGTCAGAAATACGCGAGCTTTTAAAGATTACCGAACAGCCTGATGTTATATCCTTTGCCGGAGGCTTGCCCGCGCCCGAACTTTTTCCCACTGAAGCCATCAGCAATATATGCGTTTCAGTGCTGGCGCACGACGGGCAAAGAGCCTTGCAGTATGCCACTACCGAAGGATACCTTCCTTTGCGCCAATGGATAGCGGGCAGAATGAACGCCACATTGGGCACTGCTTTTAGTGAGGACAATATCCTGATAACCAATGGTTCGCAGCAGGGACTGGATCTCAGCGGCAAGGTTTTTATTGATGAAGGCGACGTTATTCTGTGCGAAAGCCCCACCTATCTTGCGGCTATTACCGCTTTCAGGGCTTATGGCTGCCGTTTTGTGGAAGTGCCCACCGATGAGGACGGCATGTGCACGGATGATCTTGCCAAACTTCTTGAAACGACCACGCGGGTCAAGGCGATTTATGTGATCCCCAACTTTCAGAATCCCACAGGGCGAACCATGAGTTTGGAGCGCCGCAAGCGCCTTGCAGAACTGGCCGCCCAGCACAGGGTTATGGTTCTGGAGGATAACCCCTATGGCGAACTGCGCTTTGAGGGCGAATTTCTTCCGTCAGTGCAGTCGTTTGACAGAGATGGCCGGGTCATTTCCTTTGGGTCGTTCTCAAAAATACTCTGTCCGGGTTTTAGGATTGGCTGGGTAGCTGGCAGCAAAAATATCGTGCAAAAATACGTTCTTGTTAAGCAAGGCGTTGATCTGCAAAGCAATACTTTTGTCCAGGCCGTCATCGCCGCCTATCTTGAAAAACATGATATTGATGCTCACATCAAGAAGATCCTTGGCGTGTATAAAAACAGGCGGGATGTTCTGCTTTCTGCCCTGGGGCGTCATTTTCCGCAGGGTGTTCGCTTCACGCGGCCGGAAGGGGGGCTTTTTGCCTGGGTGACCTTGCCAAAATCAATGGATTCTCGAAGTATTCTTGATGCCTGTATAAAGCGCAAAGTCGCCTTTGTGCCGGGCGGGCCATTTTTCCCAAACGGCGGACAGGAAAATACCCTGCGCCTGAACTTTTCCAATATGGAAGAAGCCCGTATTGAAGAAGGCATTTCCATCATTGCTGATGTGCTCAACGATTATGTGGACAGCGCGCAGTAA
- a CDS encoding diguanylate cyclase domain-containing protein, producing MSQQKTLPLHKEIRNNSSFTHIGLITPSGLGDVADAQGIVARNVDFSEEESFHTALAGGAALSPPRKNPYAPGQVIYCTVPVPSDEHVSHVLIGLTRADVFLNILSTPLFNAKGFAGLIDAQGHFILSSDRGPASGVENIFDLGHVNEADHQEALNKLAQGHRHYFLYHNENKQYLAAFDPIQSNNWLLFCAVPLDALDLVSPLLLYGGGVVTILALICFLFLAWRVYRLTEWRDRQLQKLAFVDPVTGGINSHRLQLEATELLRKNPDTVFAVWLADIKNFKFYNKMLGVKAGDKELRRIARILEKNCRGPLARCCHITGDTFAGIMPFTDHESLIATFAHTASEIERGAYEPSNVFPLHLHAGIYTTDAIEEEELPFMEMINRASIALLVAKTAEESAFRFYTEDICEHALSLCS from the coding sequence ATGTCGCAGCAAAAAACGCTTCCGCTGCATAAAGAAATCCGCAACAACAGCAGCTTTACACACATCGGACTCATCACCCCCTCGGGCCTGGGCGATGTGGCTGATGCGCAGGGCATTGTCGCCCGCAACGTGGACTTCTCTGAAGAGGAATCGTTTCACACGGCCCTTGCGGGAGGAGCGGCTCTCTCCCCTCCCCGCAAAAATCCCTACGCCCCAGGTCAGGTGATCTACTGTACTGTGCCCGTGCCCAGTGATGAGCACGTCAGCCATGTACTGATCGGGCTGACAAGGGCGGACGTTTTTTTGAATATTCTCAGCACGCCCCTTTTCAATGCCAAAGGCTTTGCGGGGCTGATTGACGCTCAGGGGCACTTTATTCTGTCCTCAGACCGTGGCCCCGCCAGCGGCGTGGAGAACATTTTTGACCTTGGTCATGTGAATGAAGCCGACCACCAGGAAGCCCTGAACAAGCTGGCTCAGGGCCATAGGCACTATTTTTTGTATCATAATGAGAATAAACAGTATCTTGCGGCTTTTGACCCCATTCAGAGCAACAACTGGCTTCTTTTCTGCGCGGTGCCGCTGGACGCGCTGGATCTCGTCTCTCCCCTGCTGCTGTACGGTGGAGGCGTTGTTACCATTCTGGCGCTGATCTGCTTTCTCTTCCTGGCCTGGCGCGTATACCGGCTGACAGAATGGCGCGACCGCCAACTGCAAAAGCTGGCTTTTGTCGACCCCGTAACCGGCGGCATCAACAGTCATCGTCTGCAACTGGAAGCAACAGAACTTTTGCGAAAAAATCCGGATACGGTCTTTGCCGTTTGGCTGGCAGACATAAAGAATTTCAAGTTCTACAACAAAATGCTCGGGGTCAAGGCGGGCGACAAAGAATTGCGGCGCATTGCGCGCATACTTGAAAAAAACTGCCGTGGCCCGCTTGCCCGCTGCTGTCACATCACTGGCGATACTTTTGCCGGAATTATGCCTTTTACAGACCATGAAAGCCTGATCGCCACCTTTGCGCATACCGCCAGCGAGATAGAGCGCGGCGCATATGAGCCCTCCAATGTTTTTCCCCTTCACCTGCATGCGGGCATTTACACGACAGATGCCATTGAGGAAGAAGAACTGCCCTTTATGGAAATGATAAACAGGGCCAGCATCGCACTGCTTGTGGCCAAAACTGCGGAAGAAAGCGCCTTTCGCTTTTATACTGAAGATATCTGCGAGCATGCCCTCAGTCTCTGCAGCTAG
- a CDS encoding helix-turn-helix transcriptional regulator has protein sequence MLERTKKPPIETVPLSFAVPPALVAEVRAFMRLKGIAEEKEAYSIEEVFPFSNEEKPTVYLRGARYREDLTQVQLAEATGIPARHISEMENGKRPIGKKNARLLADALNIDPRRLLTV, from the coding sequence ATGCTGGAACGCACGAAAAAGCCCCCTATTGAAACGGTGCCCCTTTCCTTCGCGGTTCCCCCGGCGCTGGTTGCAGAAGTGCGCGCCTTCATGCGCCTGAAGGGCATTGCCGAAGAAAAGGAAGCATATTCCATTGAGGAAGTGTTCCCCTTCAGCAATGAGGAAAAGCCCACCGTTTATCTGCGGGGCGCGCGCTATCGGGAAGACTTGACCCAGGTGCAGCTTGCGGAAGCAACGGGCATCCCCGCCCGCCATATCAGCGAAATGGAAAACGGCAAGCGCCCCATTGGCAAGAAGAACGCCCGGCTTCTGGCCGATGCCCTGAACATTGATCCCCGTCGCTTGCTGACGGTATAG
- the sdhA gene encoding 8-methylmenaquinol:fumarate reductase flavoprotein subunit, translating to MTQQFTRRKFLQSACITLSALTVSASGLDKALAAVTGIGPMATCDILIIGSGGAGLRAAVAAMKKNPKLSVVVVSKCMPSRNATCMAEGGINGVTDFSKGDSYELHCYDTVKGGDYLVDQDSTLKFCEQAGPTILELDYLGMPFSRTEDGRVKARPFGGASKVRCNYSADKTGHIVAHVCLDEALTHGVKFLMDYELLDLGVDNGRCEGAVLRNIRTGEIAPVRAKAVVLATGGYTRIFWNRTSTPYIATGDGVAAALRAGVPFADPEMIQFHPTGVVHGGVLITEAARGEGGYLLNNKGERFMKNYAAAKMELAPRDIVARAIETEIREGRGYGHGLESYVLLDLVHLGRNKIINDLPQIRHVGKLFENIDLVDKPMIIRPTAHYSMGGIAVDKFDDMSTPMPGLFTAGEASCVSIHGANRLGGNSLADAVVTGKIAGNGAAAYATTADQSAGKGLADLTEQWQSRFKNVTSGGDAKALYALREEMGAQLWDNMGIFRTEAQLASLAGTLDEMRSRYAALRVPNANPVFNSVFTEYVELGNMLQLAQAACLAATERKESRGAHTREDYPKRDDVNYLKHSMVTMDESGKLHMGWKDVQITKFKPEERKY from the coding sequence ATGACGCAACAGTTTACCCGCAGAAAATTTCTGCAATCGGCCTGTATCACCCTCAGCGCGCTGACGGTGAGCGCCAGCGGCCTTGACAAGGCCCTGGCTGCCGTTACTGGTATTGGCCCCATGGCCACATGTGATATCCTTATAATCGGCTCGGGCGGCGCGGGATTGCGCGCCGCTGTGGCCGCCATGAAAAAGAATCCCAAGCTCAGCGTGGTGGTGGTCAGCAAATGCATGCCCTCCCGCAATGCCACCTGTATGGCCGAAGGCGGCATCAACGGCGTTACGGATTTCAGCAAGGGCGATTCCTACGAACTGCACTGCTATGACACCGTCAAGGGCGGCGACTACCTTGTGGACCAGGATTCCACGCTCAAGTTCTGCGAGCAGGCTGGCCCCACGATCCTGGAACTGGACTATCTTGGCATGCCTTTCTCCCGCACGGAAGACGGCAGGGTAAAGGCCCGGCCTTTTGGCGGCGCGTCCAAGGTGCGCTGCAACTATTCCGCCGACAAGACTGGCCATATTGTGGCCCATGTCTGTCTGGACGAGGCCCTGACCCATGGCGTGAAGTTCCTCATGGATTACGAACTGCTGGATCTTGGCGTTGACAACGGCCGTTGCGAAGGCGCGGTGCTGCGCAACATCCGTACCGGAGAAATCGCCCCGGTGCGCGCCAAGGCAGTGGTGCTGGCCACGGGTGGGTATACCCGCATTTTCTGGAACCGTACGTCCACCCCGTACATTGCCACTGGCGACGGCGTGGCGGCGGCCCTGCGCGCAGGCGTGCCTTTTGCGGATCCGGAAATGATCCAGTTCCACCCCACTGGCGTGGTGCACGGCGGCGTGCTTATCACCGAGGCGGCGCGTGGAGAGGGCGGCTACCTGCTCAACAACAAGGGCGAGCGCTTCATGAAAAACTATGCGGCGGCCAAGATGGAACTGGCCCCGCGCGACATCGTGGCCCGCGCCATTGAAACCGAAATCCGCGAAGGCCGTGGCTATGGCCATGGGCTGGAATCCTATGTGCTGCTGGATCTCGTGCATCTGGGCAGGAACAAGATCATCAATGACCTCCCGCAGATCCGCCACGTCGGCAAGCTGTTTGAAAATATAGACCTTGTGGACAAGCCCATGATCATCCGCCCCACGGCGCACTATTCCATGGGCGGCATTGCCGTGGACAAGTTTGATGACATGTCCACCCCCATGCCCGGCCTGTTTACCGCTGGCGAGGCTTCCTGCGTGTCCATCCACGGCGCCAACCGTCTGGGCGGCAACTCGCTGGCCGATGCGGTGGTGACAGGAAAGATCGCCGGAAACGGCGCGGCTGCCTATGCGACCACGGCTGATCAGAGTGCGGGCAAGGGCCTGGCCGATCTGACGGAGCAATGGCAGAGCCGCTTCAAGAATGTCACGAGCGGCGGCGACGCCAAGGCTCTGTATGCCCTGCGCGAAGAAATGGGCGCACAGCTCTGGGACAACATGGGCATCTTCCGTACCGAGGCCCAGCTTGCCTCCCTGGCGGGCACCCTGGACGAGATGCGCTCGCGCTATGCTGCCCTGCGCGTGCCCAACGCCAACCCTGTCTTCAACTCCGTATTCACGGAATACGTGGAGCTGGGGAATATGCTGCAACTGGCTCAGGCCGCCTGCCTTGCCGCCACAGAGCGCAAGGAATCCCGCGGCGCCCACACGCGCGAGGACTATCCCAAGCGTGATGACGTCAACTACCTCAAGCACAGCATGGTCACCATGGATGAAAGCGGCAAGCTGCACATGGGCTGGAAAGATGTGCAAATCACCAAATTCAAGCCTGAGGAGCGGAAATACTGA
- a CDS encoding N-acetyltransferase, with protein sequence MPIAIPRSGADDRPIVPDVCISDLSKLVIRPATVEDVHGMSALINQYASANVMLARGPQYLYQHIQDYMVATAPAADGGRDVIVACGAVHVLWADLGEIRSVAVHPSCQGQGFGRRLVSMLVERCRSLALPRVFVFTLVPDFFAKCGFKEFDRDDMPPSVWVECSKCPKFYCCDEIAMLLPL encoded by the coding sequence ATGCCCATCGCCATTCCGCGCTCAGGCGCTGATGATAGGCCCATTGTTCCCGATGTCTGCATAAGCGACCTTTCAAAGCTGGTCATCCGGCCCGCTACGGTTGAGGATGTGCACGGCATGTCGGCGCTTATCAACCAGTATGCTTCGGCCAACGTCATGCTGGCCCGTGGCCCCCAGTACCTGTACCAACACATACAGGACTACATGGTGGCCACAGCGCCCGCAGCGGACGGCGGCCGCGATGTCATCGTGGCCTGCGGGGCCGTGCACGTTCTCTGGGCCGACCTGGGCGAAATCCGCTCTGTGGCGGTGCATCCGTCCTGCCAGGGACAGGGTTTTGGCAGGCGTCTTGTGTCAATGCTGGTGGAGCGTTGCCGCAGCCTTGCCCTGCCGAGAGTCTTTGTTTTTACTCTCGTGCCGGACTTCTTCGCCAAATGCGGCTTCAAGGAATTTGACAGGGACGACATGCCCCCAAGCGTTTGGGTCGAATGCAGCAAATGCCCCAAATTCTACTGCTGTGACGAAATAGCCATGCTTCTGCCGCTATGA
- the sdhB gene encoding 8-methylmenaquinol:fumarate reductase iron-sulfur subunit yields MATLIIDRFDGKKHYEQAYTLATDDVAGKTVLNTLLFIKQTQDPTLNFTASCRCAICGACGVRVNGHAILACDTKMDDLMKTYGTDTFRISPLANFKVISDLVVDWEPAVDNLRKIHPGMVAKSEFSEKEGCRQTQAEFDRIKKQWDCIICGCCASECNKLTADNRDYMEPFVFTHAWRVANDSRTKDPLLHGKPSVAGGLWNCVHCQECANRCPKGISSADDIAAMRAMVMAKGMTEGVGPAHAKSFYTDLVDDSGRLNEVRLALRTEGVSTLSRAGMAITLLRQGKMNPLEVFGGETIEGHDALVKMIEAAHAAAKE; encoded by the coding sequence ATGGCTACCCTTATTATTGACCGCTTTGACGGCAAAAAACACTACGAGCAGGCCTACACCCTTGCCACCGACGATGTGGCGGGCAAGACGGTGCTCAATACCCTGTTGTTCATCAAGCAGACCCAGGACCCCACGCTGAATTTCACGGCGTCCTGCCGTTGCGCCATTTGCGGCGCATGCGGCGTGAGGGTCAACGGCCATGCCATTCTGGCCTGCGACACCAAGATGGACGACCTCATGAAAACCTATGGCACGGATACGTTCCGCATCTCGCCCCTGGCCAATTTCAAGGTCATTTCAGACCTTGTGGTGGACTGGGAACCTGCTGTGGACAATCTGCGTAAAATCCATCCCGGCATGGTGGCCAAGTCCGAGTTTTCCGAGAAGGAAGGCTGCCGCCAGACCCAGGCGGAATTTGACCGCATCAAGAAGCAGTGGGACTGCATCATCTGCGGCTGCTGCGCTTCGGAGTGCAACAAGCTCACGGCCGACAACCGCGATTATATGGAACCCTTCGTGTTCACGCATGCCTGGCGTGTTGCCAATGACTCACGCACCAAGGATCCCCTGCTGCACGGCAAGCCTTCCGTGGCTGGCGGTCTGTGGAACTGCGTACACTGTCAGGAATGCGCCAACCGTTGCCCCAAGGGCATCAGCTCCGCCGACGACATCGCGGCCATGCGCGCCATGGTCATGGCCAAGGGCATGACCGAGGGCGTTGGCCCCGCCCATGCCAAGTCCTTCTATACGGACCTGGTGGACGATTCCGGCAGGCTTAATGAAGTGCGGCTTGCCCTGCGCACAGAGGGCGTCAGCACCCTGAGCAGAGCGGGCATGGCCATCACCCTGCTGCGGCAGGGCAAGATGAACCCGCTGGAAGTTTTCGGCGGCGAAACCATTGAAGGGCACGATGCCCTTGTGAAGATGATTGAGGCGGCGCACGCCGCTGCGAAGGAGTAA
- the sdhE gene encoding 8-methylmenaquinol:fumarate reductase membrane anchor subunit, which translates to MQTEYAFFPGCVLTQAAKESKMALEAVAPILGITLKEIPGWSCCGASQAQDVDHVATLVANARNLALAEKMGLPILTSCSTCLLMLRRAKEELDSGQKDRINIFLAKGNMAYKGTSDVTSLLWVLARNADVLKSKVVKPLTNLKVAAFYGCHSLRPESALGFESSVNPSSFETIVSAVGAQTAPFAKRLDCCGFHAVYPAEKSVMHMTSEIVNDAAAGGANCIVTPCPLCQMQLDIYQDNAQEISKSKARVPVLHLSQFVGLALGIPGKQLGLDYNVIDATKLG; encoded by the coding sequence ATGCAGACCGAATATGCCTTTTTCCCCGGCTGCGTGCTGACTCAGGCCGCCAAGGAATCCAAGATGGCCCTTGAAGCTGTGGCCCCGATCCTGGGCATCACGCTCAAGGAGATCCCCGGCTGGAGCTGTTGCGGCGCTTCGCAGGCTCAGGACGTGGATCACGTGGCAACCCTTGTGGCCAACGCCCGCAACCTGGCGCTGGCCGAAAAGATGGGGCTGCCCATACTCACCTCGTGCAGCACCTGTCTGCTCATGCTGCGCCGCGCCAAGGAAGAGCTGGACAGCGGGCAGAAAGACCGCATCAATATCTTTCTGGCCAAGGGAAACATGGCCTACAAAGGCACCAGCGATGTGACCAGCCTGCTTTGGGTGCTGGCCCGGAATGCCGACGTGCTCAAGTCCAAGGTCGTCAAACCGCTCACAAACCTTAAAGTGGCGGCGTTCTACGGCTGCCACAGCCTGCGGCCGGAATCGGCCCTTGGTTTCGAAAGCTCCGTGAATCCCTCAAGCTTTGAAACCATTGTCAGCGCCGTGGGCGCACAGACCGCGCCCTTTGCCAAGCGGCTGGACTGCTGCGGTTTTCATGCCGTCTATCCGGCGGAAAAATCCGTCATGCACATGACCAGCGAAATCGTCAACGACGCCGCTGCCGGCGGCGCAAACTGCATTGTCACCCCCTGTCCCCTCTGCCAGATGCAGCTGGACATCTATCAGGACAATGCACAGGAAATAAGCAAGTCCAAGGCCCGCGTGCCCGTGCTGCATCTTTCGCAGTTTGTGGGGCTGGCCCTTGGCATCCCCGGCAAGCAACTGGGGCTTGACTATAACGTCATTGACGCCACCAAGCTCGGCTAA
- a CDS encoding phage tail tape measure C-terminal domain-containing protein: MQIRESNSGTKPTGKNALQFGTNLQTAGEEQTAEITGFTVKSLQQRRWLGKPSAFLKVGRLVRCANDATGFARNFERLTTLFFANVEDSFTKMLTTGKMNFTDFISSLINNLARLAIRQFILGPLVSGLGSLMGDMFCSWTTSSATSGAMADAIAWVSGSALSLTNPATLALFR; encoded by the coding sequence ATGCAGATTCGTGAAAGTAACTCGGGCACAAAGCCCACCGGGAAGAATGCCTTGCAATTTGGAACCAATCTCCAAACTGCTGGAGAAGAACAGACCGCTGAGATTACTGGTTTTACGGTTAAGTCGCTCCAACAGCGCAGGTGGCTCGGTAAGCCATCCGCCTTCCTCAAGGTCGGACGTCTGGTGCGTTGCGCCAATGACGCCACCGGCTTTGCACGTAATTTTGAAAGACTGACCACCTTGTTTTTTGCTAATGTGGAAGATTCTTTCACGAAGATGCTGACCACGGGCAAGATGAACTTTACGGACTTTATCAGCTCTTTAATCAACAATCTTGCCCGCCTCGCTATCCGTCAATTCATCCTTGGCCCGCTGGTGAGTGGCCTTGGCAGCCTGATGGGGGATATGTTCTGTAGCTGGACAACAAGTTCCGCAACCTCGGGCGCGATGGCTGATGCAATTGCGTGGGTAAGCGGTTCGGCTTTGAGCTTGACGAACCCGGCGACCCTGGCACTTTTTAGGTGA